The genomic window TGCTTCTGAAACAGAAGATTTCGGAGACTGCAAAACGGTAAGCATATTCTCGTTATTATTATTCCCGATTACGCCCAGTAACGGTATTTTGGTAACACCTAAAAGTTCCTTAATATTTCTGACCTTATTATCTAAAACTTCTCCAACAAAAATAAATAGTAACGGTAAGAACAATAATCCTCCTATAATTCCGAACTCGGTTCCTTTTTTGTTAGGCCCTACCGGCGACTGTCCTAAATTTTTAGCAGGGTCGATCACCGTAATATCAGACTGGTTGGTTGCCACTTTCATTTGCGCCTCGTTTTGTCTTCCCAGCAGGCTATTGTAAGTAGCTTCAATCATGTTATAGCCCCTTTCGGCATCAAGATATTTTCTCTGCTTTTCCGGGTAAGAAATAAGGTCAGCATTCGCTTCGGCTACTTCATTATTTATTTTATTAATTTCATCATAGTAATGAGTATAATAATTTCTTAACGAGTTTGATGAACCTAATTTAGCTTCATTAATAAGCCTGTTAATTTCTTTCATAGGCTCAGAATTTGGCTTATAAATAGTAGCCATCTCCCTTCTTTTAAGATACAATGCTTTCAATTCTGATACGGAAGCATTAAAGAACCCATCTTCAAATCCGGCAGCATTAGTGCTGATCATTCTTTCAAAATTCTGGTTATCGATCGTATTTTTGATAGAATTCAACGAGCTTACCTTACTTAGAAGGTCTGCTTTTTTAGCTTCTAGGTCTTTGATTTTATTTAAAGATTTCTCATCCCGGTCTTTGATGTCATATAACTTTTCAGAAGTCTTTAAATAATTCAGCACCAAAGCACTTGAATCCAATTTTTTTCTGATTCCGTTTAAACTATTCTGCAGGTATACATCGGTGTTTTTATTAATGATATTTTTATCGGCTAATCTTTTCTTCTGAAGCTCTTCTACAGATTTATTCAGGAAGTTTACCGTTCCGTTCAGGTTAAACCCTGTTTTTGTGATAATCATAATGGTATTGATCTCTTTATCGAAATCAACATTAATAGTAGAAACAATACCATTTACGGTTTGATTTACCGTTTCTAAATTCACAATGATGTTATCCAGCTTTATCGTCGGTGTAACAGGATTAGGTATTAACTTAAATCTTAAATTAGGTGTCGTAAACCATTCATTTAATTTTATCGTCTTATTGGCAGGTTTAGGGAATTCTGCAACATTCTGAAATCCTTCTACCTCGTAGTTATACAGATTTCCGGAATGCCCTTCTTCGGGTAAAACCACTTCATAGGTGTTATTTCCTTTAGGTAATAATGTAATCGGATAGTTAACCTGCTGCAAATGTTTTTTATCTATTTCTAAAAAGACCGGAGAGTCGTTTTTATCCAGGTAAGTAGATTTTAAGGTACCTTTTGTAGAAAAATTTACAAAAAGCCCAAGCTCTTTCACCAAAAACTCATTGTGAGATCTCGACAAAAGCATTTTTTTCAGATAAATTCCATCCTGATTTCCTCCTTGTCCCCAGATAAAGTTGATCGATTGGTTAGGCGTAAAATAACTTGCTGTATTATTGGAAACACTTAAAGACAAGTTGGATGCATAAATATTTTGTGCATAATATTTACTGTACACCCAGGAAAGAGTATATCCAAGGAAAAACATAAGGATAAACCAGTACCAGTTTTTTATGATTCTTCTTATAAAATTTTCTATATCAAACAAAGAAAAAGCTCCGCTTTTATCTTTCGAGGAATCATTTTTCGCCAGACTAACGTATTTTTCAGGAATCATGATTACAGTGTTTTTATAAGTAAGTAGATGGATAGAGCTGTCGTAAGAAGAGAAACCCCGGTCGTTAAAGTCTGTACAGGGTCTTTCCCAAATCCGTTCAAGCTTTTCGCTCTTGTATTCAGATAAATTTCATCACCATTCTGAACGTAATAATAAGGAGAGTTCATCACGTCTTCACGAGTCAGGTCTA from Chryseobacterium camelliae includes these protein-coding regions:
- a CDS encoding polysaccharide biosynthesis tyrosine autokinase, which produces MIPEKYVSLAKNDSSKDKSGAFSLFDIENFIRRIIKNWYWFILMFFLGYTLSWVYSKYYAQNIYASNLSLSVSNNTASYFTPNQSINFIWGQGGNQDGIYLKKMLLSRSHNEFLVKELGLFVNFSTKGTLKSTYLDKNDSPVFLEIDKKHLQQVNYPITLLPKGNNTYEVVLPEEGHSGNLYNYEVEGFQNVAEFPKPANKTIKLNEWFTTPNLRFKLIPNPVTPTIKLDNIIVNLETVNQTVNGIVSTINVDFDKEINTIMIITKTGFNLNGTVNFLNKSVEELQKKRLADKNIINKNTDVYLQNSLNGIRKKLDSSALVLNYLKTSEKLYDIKDRDEKSLNKIKDLEAKKADLLSKVSSLNSIKNTIDNQNFERMISTNAAGFEDGFFNASVSELKALYLKRREMATIYKPNSEPMKEINRLINEAKLGSSNSLRNYYTHYYDEINKINNEVAEANADLISYPEKQRKYLDAERGYNMIEATYNSLLGRQNEAQMKVATNQSDITVIDPAKNLGQSPVGPNKKGTEFGIIGGLLFLPLLFIFVGEVLDNKVRNIKELLGVTKIPLLGVIGNNNNENMLTVLQSPKSSVSEAFRGIRANVRFLLNEGEKSKIILITSSIGGEGKTYVSINLASVLGLSDKKTILLGMDLRKPKIFGDFNIDNKYGISNYLTGEVSIDQIINSTKIPNLDVATSGPIPPNPSELLMSAKNIEFLEKLKEMYDFIIIDSPPVGLVADSYELMKHSDANIYVVRHEYTEKYMLKMITEKYHNQEVGNLGLVYNDYNPRQGYGYGYGYGYGYGYGYFDEDKNYKEPLLIRIRNKIQQILGKK